A single genomic interval of Alistipes provencensis harbors:
- a CDS encoding DUF4886 domain-containing protein, whose product MKRFLYFLLLTAVTFAAGCSDYDDSELGGRIDGIKERIAKLQSRIASLNGQLADLSELTSGNVITAMAQDSEGNYVITYKDNKNEEKSVVLATVDQMLNVPLLGVESDPESGLYYWTVTADGQTAPLLDKAGERVPVSGHTPVVSVDAQGYWTVNGERLNDAAGRPIEANDGESCLFKGIARDANGNLSLTLGNGEVVTLPIQQVLNLTLSTAINTTVVDVSAPMTVKYTLHGEHAADALIGIASAEGIEAALDKEQRQIAVTFPAGFSAGHLIVVAYDMLEHTVLRPVFFAKATSDRIEIRTADELVQFAADVNAGTGAQLMKAVLMNDIDLKDVAQWTPIGNGTFAATTAVSTSAGAAFEGTFDGQGYVLRNLRMEAALTGDNQAYGLFGVLKGATVKNLVLGAETGDTGSFKVSGNGITSTGVIAGASIESTVEECTNYLPMECLGNGTSNKLMTMGLVGFVYGAGTSDETVTKLVGLKNYGTMKAAPGAANANGFNSTQAGCIAGLSNTSRTSTFRNLITRCANYGDMTVSTGRASGIVAAANTFTMVSECENHGDMLNTYGESGGGRLGNITCILGTASVVDGCINYGDVVATNAKTHAGGLVCLTNSADSEVLNSANYGNVIADLTTYRGTLVANINNGAKLDNNTAGGGVGSYNGGSYVMAAIDETNYMDYIGLIKTGNEDKVTNTKYGGDISTAKGIRTADDLVAFAAAVNAGGSLDEWLNEDGEVCLLTNIDMAAVTEWTPIGKAAFELASNKLTLTGTPFAGHFNGQGYRIRNLKMVAAGSEAGATYGLFGALAPGAVVENFSFDTGCSLTVTATAGSSNGVVAGMVYDATVRDITSGAPMHFQGTAGSVRITMALIGTAFAKEGVTIDNVNNNGAITAENRDNNTAGGATGYHIAGIVGFASNDGESQQKVVISDCINYGNMTSATGRTSGIVAAANRYTQLTNCVNHGDQMNTCPKEDAGRLGNITCNMGTGSSMSGCTNYGDLTSTTKARCGGITSLSNTAAFENCANYGTILSDGNRGVFWGYNNNPAQWTNCTAGGKVGTYNNGSPVFDSYAEADQANYLGKQGSNKSTLTNIVYQLGNSGGGNPGGNAELRILFIGNSFTKDAVEHLPGMLKAAGLDKVKMTHMYYGGRTVPEYNNGFATVSDYRCYECGPGAAGWTELMNKTIKEVAASDRWDIVTIQEHTGKVNAWSWTAAEKEALQGLIDNVKSTQTGPMPKFCYILSQAYGDPAIVSYSQQTVIVNNFASSQADMYAAIVAQGKKVMDEVAFDDVIATGTVLQNLRTSKLQNSMDMTRDGYHMDYGIARYAASCAVFEKLISPAFGGVTLDGNSFRYTTSNTTAGSYSTPVTDANAPIALQAARYALATPYAVTDMSDIDKEKPDNGIEDTEFDDDKNKE is encoded by the coding sequence ATGAAACGATTCCTATATTTCTTGCTTCTGACGGCGGTAACCTTCGCCGCCGGATGCAGCGACTACGACGATTCGGAACTCGGCGGCCGCATCGACGGCATCAAGGAGCGCATCGCGAAGCTCCAGAGCCGCATCGCGTCGCTCAACGGCCAGCTCGCCGACCTGAGCGAGCTGACCTCGGGCAACGTCATCACCGCAATGGCGCAGGACTCCGAAGGCAACTACGTCATCACCTACAAGGACAACAAGAACGAAGAGAAGAGCGTCGTGCTGGCCACCGTCGACCAGATGCTCAACGTTCCGCTGCTGGGCGTCGAGTCCGATCCCGAGAGCGGCCTCTACTACTGGACCGTGACGGCCGACGGCCAGACCGCACCGCTGCTGGACAAAGCCGGCGAACGGGTTCCCGTGAGCGGCCACACTCCCGTGGTGTCGGTCGACGCCCAAGGGTACTGGACGGTCAACGGCGAGCGGCTGAACGACGCCGCGGGACGCCCAATCGAGGCCAACGACGGCGAGAGCTGTCTGTTCAAGGGCATCGCCCGCGACGCCAACGGCAACCTGTCGCTGACGCTCGGCAACGGGGAGGTCGTCACGCTGCCCATCCAGCAGGTGCTCAACCTCACGCTCTCGACGGCGATCAACACCACGGTGGTCGATGTATCGGCGCCGATGACGGTCAAATACACGCTGCACGGCGAACACGCCGCCGACGCGCTGATCGGCATCGCCTCGGCCGAGGGCATCGAGGCCGCGCTCGACAAGGAGCAGCGGCAGATCGCCGTCACGTTCCCGGCCGGATTCAGCGCGGGGCACCTGATCGTGGTGGCCTACGACATGCTGGAACACACGGTGCTGCGCCCGGTCTTCTTCGCAAAGGCCACGAGCGACCGCATCGAAATTCGGACGGCCGACGAGCTGGTGCAGTTCGCCGCCGATGTCAACGCCGGCACGGGCGCACAACTGATGAAGGCCGTGCTGATGAACGACATCGACCTGAAGGACGTCGCACAATGGACGCCCATCGGCAACGGCACGTTCGCCGCCACGACGGCGGTATCCACCTCTGCCGGAGCCGCCTTCGAAGGGACGTTCGACGGGCAGGGATACGTTCTGCGCAACCTCAGAATGGAAGCGGCGCTCACGGGCGACAATCAGGCATACGGTCTGTTCGGCGTACTGAAAGGCGCCACGGTCAAAAACCTCGTGCTGGGAGCCGAAACGGGCGACACGGGATCGTTCAAGGTCTCGGGCAACGGCATCACCTCGACGGGTGTCATCGCCGGGGCCAGCATCGAATCGACGGTCGAGGAGTGCACCAATTACCTCCCGATGGAGTGTCTGGGCAACGGCACTTCGAACAAATTGATGACCATGGGTCTCGTGGGCTTCGTCTACGGAGCCGGCACGAGCGACGAAACCGTCACGAAGCTGGTCGGGCTGAAGAACTACGGCACCATGAAGGCCGCGCCGGGAGCCGCCAACGCCAACGGATTCAACTCGACGCAGGCGGGCTGCATCGCGGGGCTTTCGAACACCTCGCGCACATCGACCTTCAGAAACCTCATCACACGCTGTGCGAACTACGGCGACATGACCGTTTCGACGGGCCGCGCCTCGGGTATCGTGGCCGCGGCGAACACCTTCACGATGGTTTCCGAGTGCGAGAACCACGGCGACATGCTGAACACCTACGGCGAATCGGGCGGCGGACGTCTGGGCAACATCACCTGCATCCTCGGCACCGCGTCGGTAGTTGACGGCTGCATCAACTACGGCGACGTCGTAGCCACCAACGCCAAGACCCATGCCGGAGGACTCGTCTGTCTGACCAACTCCGCCGACAGCGAAGTCCTGAACTCGGCCAACTACGGCAATGTGATCGCCGACCTGACGACCTACCGCGGGACGCTCGTGGCCAACATCAACAACGGTGCGAAACTGGACAACAACACCGCCGGGGGCGGCGTGGGATCGTACAACGGCGGCAGCTATGTGATGGCCGCCATCGACGAGACCAACTACATGGACTACATCGGCCTGATAAAGACCGGCAACGAGGACAAGGTGACCAACACCAAATACGGGGGCGACATCTCGACGGCCAAGGGCATCCGCACGGCCGACGATCTGGTGGCTTTCGCGGCGGCGGTCAACGCCGGAGGGTCGCTCGACGAGTGGCTGAACGAGGACGGCGAGGTGTGCCTGCTGACCAATATCGACATGGCGGCGGTTACGGAGTGGACGCCGATCGGCAAGGCGGCTTTCGAACTCGCAAGCAACAAGCTCACCCTCACGGGAACGCCCTTCGCAGGGCATTTCAACGGGCAGGGCTACCGCATCCGCAACCTGAAAATGGTCGCTGCGGGCAGCGAGGCGGGCGCGACATACGGACTGTTCGGGGCTTTGGCCCCGGGCGCCGTGGTCGAGAACTTCTCGTTCGACACGGGCTGTTCGCTGACCGTCACGGCCACGGCAGGTTCGTCGAACGGCGTGGTGGCCGGAATGGTCTACGACGCCACCGTGCGCGACATCACGAGCGGCGCACCGATGCATTTCCAAGGCACGGCGGGCAGCGTCCGCATCACGATGGCCCTGATCGGCACGGCCTTCGCCAAAGAGGGCGTCACGATCGACAACGTGAACAACAACGGCGCGATCACGGCCGAAAACCGCGACAACAACACCGCCGGAGGCGCCACGGGCTACCACATCGCCGGTATCGTGGGATTTGCCTCCAACGACGGGGAATCGCAGCAGAAAGTCGTCATCTCCGACTGCATCAACTACGGCAACATGACCTCGGCGACAGGCCGCACATCGGGTATCGTCGCCGCGGCCAACCGCTACACCCAACTGACCAACTGCGTCAACCACGGCGACCAGATGAACACATGCCCCAAGGAAGACGCCGGACGTCTGGGCAACATCACCTGCAACATGGGCACCGGCTCGTCGATGAGCGGCTGCACGAACTACGGGGACCTCACCTCGACGACCAAGGCGCGCTGCGGCGGCATCACGTCGCTGTCGAACACCGCCGCGTTCGAGAACTGCGCCAACTACGGCACGATCCTCAGCGACGGCAACCGCGGCGTCTTCTGGGGCTACAACAACAACCCAGCGCAATGGACCAACTGCACCGCAGGCGGCAAGGTAGGCACCTACAACAACGGTTCGCCCGTCTTCGACTCTTACGCCGAGGCCGATCAAGCCAACTACCTGGGCAAGCAGGGCTCGAACAAATCGACGCTCACGAACATCGTCTACCAGCTCGGCAATTCGGGCGGCGGCAACCCGGGCGGCAATGCCGAACTGCGCATCCTGTTCATCGGCAACAGCTTCACGAAAGACGCCGTGGAGCACCTGCCGGGCATGCTGAAAGCCGCGGGACTCGACAAGGTGAAGATGACCCACATGTACTACGGAGGCCGCACGGTCCCCGAGTACAACAACGGATTCGCCACCGTGAGCGACTACCGCTGTTACGAGTGCGGTCCGGGAGCCGCCGGATGGACCGAACTGATGAACAAGACGATCAAGGAGGTCGCCGCCTCGGACCGGTGGGATATCGTGACCATTCAGGAGCACACGGGCAAGGTCAACGCATGGTCGTGGACCGCGGCCGAGAAGGAGGCCCTGCAAGGGTTGATCGACAACGTCAAATCGACGCAGACCGGGCCCATGCCCAAGTTCTGTTACATTCTGTCGCAGGCCTACGGCGATCCCGCCATCGTCAGCTACTCGCAGCAGACGGTGATCGTCAACAATTTCGCCTCGTCGCAGGCGGACATGTACGCCGCCATCGTCGCACAGGGTAAAAAGGTGATGGACGAAGTCGCGTTCGACGACGTGATCGCCACGGGAACCGTCCTGCAGAACCTCCGCACATCGAAACTCCAGAACTCGATGGACATGACCCGCGACGGGTACCACATGGACTACGGCATCGCGCGTTACGCCGCCTCGTGCGCCGTCTTCGAGAAGCTAATCTCCCCGGCTTTCGGGGGTGTGACGCTCGACGGCAATTCGTTCCGCTACACGACCTCGAACACCACCGCGGGCAGCTATTCGACGCCCGTTACCGACGCCAACGCCCCGATAGCCCTGCAGGCGGCACGCTATGCCCTTGCAACGCCCTATGCCGTGACCGACATGTCGGACATCGACAAGGAGAAGCCCGACAACGGCATCGAGGATACGGAATTCGACGACGACAAGAACAAAGAGTAA